The genomic stretch AGCGATACAGAACGTCTTTGAGATCTCGGATTCGCGGTGGAGGGGGATCGGAATCATTAAGAATTCAGGATTGAAGCTGAGGACTGAATTTCAGAAATACGATGCTGTGAAAAAATTTCAACTGCGAAAGGAAAAAGAGTCGATCGATCTGAATCCGGGTTGTCTCTGCCACCTCATCATGATCGGCAAGATTGAACCGCCTGAATGTCCGATGTTCGGGAAGAGATGCACGCCTGAATTCCCCTATGGTCCCTGCATGGTCTCCAGCGAGGGGACATGCCGCCTCCACCATGGCCTTTGATGATGAAAGGGGTCTTATGAAGCGAGAAAGGATACTGATGGGACACGGTAGCGGCGGAAAGCTCATGCGCAAACTCATCAAGGAGACCTTCCTCAAGAATCTCGATAACCCTTTCCTCTCACCGCTTTCCGATTCTGCCGTAATCAAGATGGGGAAAGAGAAGATTGCAATTACCACCGATTCCTACGTCGTTTCGCCTCCATTCTTCCCCGGGGGAGACATCGGGAAACTCGCTGTCGCCGGTACTGCCAACGATCTCTCAGTCGTTGGAGCAACGCCTCTCTTCATGACCCTGAGTCTGGTGCTCGAAGAAGGATTCCCTATCACCGATCTCGAGAGGATTATCCAGTCCATCAAGATCACGGCGCACGAAGCGGCAGTGGATGTCGTCACAGGAGATACGAAGGTTGTCGAGAAGGGAAAAGGGGATGGTATATTCATCAACACATCTGGTGTCGGTACTATTCCGGAGAAGATATCCCTTTCCATGGAGAAGATCGGAATCGGTGACAGGATCATCGTCAATGGTAGCATCGGCGATCATGGCGCCGCGGTCATGATGATGAGGAGCGGCTTTCAGTTCGAATCCGACCTCATTAGCGACTGCGCACCGCTGTATTCTCTCATCCAGACCCTGCTTAAGGATAATTCCGGAGCCTCCTCCGGTATTAAGTT from Acidobacteriota bacterium encodes the following:
- the hypE gene encoding hydrogenase expression/formation protein HypE, whose translation is MKRERILMGHGSGGKLMRKLIKETFLKNLDNPFLSPLSDSAVIKMGKEKIAITTDSYVVSPPFFPGGDIGKLAVAGTANDLSVVGATPLFMTLSLVLEEGFPITDLERIIQSIKITAHEAAVDVVTGDTKVVEKGKGDGIFINTSGVGTIPEKISLSMEKIGIGDRIIVNGSIGDHGAAVMMMRSGFQFESDLISDCAPLYSLIQTLLKDNSGASSGIKFMRDPTRGGVAATLNEIAENRGLGVTIYENEIPVRDSVRSLCEILGLDPLYVANEGKVLIIVNRKKSERVLEIMRGHPLGREARIIGEIQEKPEKRVVLKTRYGTSRIVDLPEEEKLPRIC